The genome window TTGCCCAGGTGGTAGATCAGGAGTGCCGCGACCGTGCCCAGCACGATGCCGCCGAAGGCGAAGTCGCCGAGCTGCATCGAGAATCCGGCGATGCCGATAACGAGCGAGACGGCCGCCGTGTACTGGTTCACCGGGCGCGAGAAGTCGACCTTGCTGTCGACCCAGATCTTGATGCCGATGATGCCGATCAGGCCGTACAGCGCGGTGGTCGCGCCCCCGAGCACGCCGGCAGGGATCGAGTTGAAGACCTCGCCGACCTTGGGAGAGAAGGCGAGCAGGATCGCGAAGAGACCGGCGACCCAGTAGACCGCGGTGGAGTAGACGCGGGTGGCCGCCATCACGCCGATGTTCTCGCCGTACGTCGTGGTGCCCGAGCCGCCGAACCCGCCGGCGATGGTCGTCGCGACGCCGTCGGCGATGAGCGCGCGACCCGTGTGCTTGTTGATCGCCGGGTCCTCGGTCATGGTCGCGACGCCGCGCACGTGGCCGACGTTCTCGGCGACCAGCACCAGGACGACGGGCAGGAACATCGCGATGGTCGACCAGGTGCCGGGCTCGACGAAGTCGGGAAGCTGGAACTCGGGCAGGCCGACCCAGGGAGCATCCGCGATGAGCTCTGCGGGGGTCTTGCCTCCGCGCAGGGCATTGGGCACCTCGAACGAGCCGGTGAAGGCGGCGTAGATGAAGCCCACCGCGACGCCGAGGAAGATCGAGATGCGACCGAGGAAGCCGCGGAACAACACGGCGAACAGGATGATCGCGACGAGCGTGATGGTCGCGGTCACCGGGTCGAGCTGGAAGTTGTTCCACGCGGTCGGGGCGAGGTTGAAGCCGATCAGCGCGACGATCGCACCGGCGACGACCGGGGGCATCAGGGCGTCGACCCAGCGGAGCCCGGCGAACTGCACGACCAGGCCCACGACGGTCAGCAGGATGCCGACTGCGACGACGCCGGCCAGGGCGGAACCTGTGCCACCCGCCGCGACCGCAGCGGTGATCGGGGCGATGAACGCGAACGACGAACCGAGGTAGCTGGGCAGCTGGTTCTTGGTGATCAGCAGGAAGATGAGGGTGCCGAGACCGCTGAAGAGCAGCGTGGTCGAGACCGGGAAGCCGGTCAGCGTCGGCACGAGGAACGTGGCGCCGAACATCGCGACGACGTGCTGGGCGCCGATCGCGATCGTGGCGGGCCAGTTCAGGCGCTCATCGGGCTTGACGACGGCGCCGGGTTCGACCGTGCGGCCGTTTCCGTGGGTCTTCCACAGGGGCATGCGGGCTCCTCAGGATCGGGGGAGGGGAGTGCTGGAGCAACACTACCGATTCCTGAGTGTTGCCTGGGTGTGCGCGTCAGGCCCCGAGGCGCTCGATCAGCTCGCGGTAGCGGTCGGCGGTGCGCTCGACGATGTCGTCGGGCAGCACGGGCGGCTCGCCCTGCTTGTCCCAGTTCGCGGCCAGCCAGTCGCGCACGATCTGCTTGTCGAAGCTCGCCATGCGCTCCTTCGTCGTCGTGCCGGTGCGCCAGGCCTCGGCGTCCCAGTACCGCGACGAGTCGCTCGTGAGCACTTCGTCGGCCAGGTGCAGGATGCCCTCGGCATCCGTCCCGAACTCGAACTTGGTGTCGGCGAGGATCAGGCCCTTCTCCTCGGCGATCGCGGCCGCGCGGGAGTAGAGCGAGAGAGAGACATCGCGCAGCTCGGCCGCACGGTCGGCGCCGACGAGCTCGACTGTCTGCTCGAAGGTGATGTTCTCGTCGTGCTCGCCCATCGGCGCCTTGTAGGCGGGGGTGAACAGAGGCTCGGGCAGGCGGTCGCCGTTGTGCAGGCCCTCGGGCAGCGGGATGCCGCACACGGTGCCGCTCTCGGTGTACTCGGCCCAGCCGGAGCCGGTGATGTAGCCGCGCACGACGCACTCGACCGGCAGCATCTCGAGCGACTGCGCGAGCATGGCCCGGTCGGCGACGCTCGCGGGGATCTCGCCCTCGGCGAGGTGGTTCGGAACGTCGCTCAGCTGGCTGAACCACCAGCGACTGAGACGCGTGAGCAGCGCGCCCTTCTGGGGGATGCCCGGTGACAGCACGAAGTCGAACGCGCTCACGCGGTCGGACGCGACCACGAGGATGCGGGTGTCGGCGGCGTCATCCGAGGCATAGAGGTCGCGGACCTTGCCCGAGTAGATGTGGCGCCAGCCGGGGATGGTCTGCGCGTTGCTGTCCGAAGGTGTGCTCACCCGCCCATTATCCCGGTAGACGTCGCCGGTGTCGTGTCAAGGGCTGGCGCGAGCCCCGCGGCATCGGCGACCCTCGACGGGAGCGATAGGAGGGAACATGTCGAAGGACCTGTCCACGGGTGACCGGGTGAGCTGGAACACCCCGCAGGGGCGGACGCAGGGTACCGTCGAGGAGAAGCGGACGAAGGACTTCCGGTTCGCCGGGCAGAGCTTCACCGCATCCGAAGACGAGCCCGCGTTCATCGTGAAGTCGGAGAAGAGCGGAGACACGGCGGCGCACAAGGGGTCGGCTCTGCGCAGACTGAGCAGTTGAGCGCGCTGCGGTCGAATGGCCCGAGTGTCGGCGGGGCTGTCTAGCGTGGTGATGTGACTGACGACCTCCTCACCGATCGACTGCGGCTGTCGCGGGCTGTTCCCTCGGATCTCGACGCGGTGTTCGCGATCCAGAGCGATCCGCGGGTGTGGACGCACTATCCGAGCCTCAGGCACACCACTCCCGACGACACGATCCGGATGATGGAGCGGTGGGAGCGCAGTTGGAGCACCGCCGGGCTCGGGTCGTGGGTCGCTCGGCTGCGAGAGACCGGAGAGGTGATCGGCAACGGCGGATGCACGCTGCTCGGGGACGAGGTCTGGAACGTGGGGTACCGGATCGCCGCCGACCACCACGGACGTGGTTTCGCGACCGAGCTGGCCCGCGCAGGCGTCGCGCGGGCACGGGAGACCGACCTCGACCGGCCGGTCATCGCCTACCTCGTCGAGCACAACACCGGGTCGGCACGCGTGGCCGAGAAGCTCGGACTCGAACTCGTGCATCGGGCGCCGGACCTCGGCAATCCCGACCCGTCGGTGATGCGGCTCGTGTACGCAGACCGGGCACTCTCGCCGGCGCAGCTCCGGGCCGCTCTTCAGTGAGCGGAGGGACACCACCGCGACGTTGCCGGAGCACATATCTCGGCGTATAGTCCATATGGACTATTGGAAGGGATGCGCGTGCCGAACGACACCACCGACCGCCTGACCCCGATGGCCGTCATGATCCTCGCGCTGCTGCGCGAGGGCGACATGCACCCCTACGAGATGGTGCGGCTCATGCGAGCCCGGCGCGACGAACGCCTGCTCTCGATCACCAACGGCACGCTCTATCACACGGTCGGACGCCTCCAACGGACCGGTCTCATCGACGAGGTCGGCAGCGATCGTGACGGCAATCGTCCCGAGCGCACGACCTACTCGCTGACGGATGCCGGGCGAGACGCTCTCATCACCTGGCTGCGTCG of Microbacterium sp. LWH13-1.2 contains these proteins:
- a CDS encoding solute carrier family 23 protein, whose translation is MPLWKTHGNGRTVEPGAVVKPDERLNWPATIAIGAQHVVAMFGATFLVPTLTGFPVSTTLLFSGLGTLIFLLITKNQLPSYLGSSFAFIAPITAAVAAGGTGSALAGVVAVGILLTVVGLVVQFAGLRWVDALMPPVVAGAIVALIGFNLAPTAWNNFQLDPVTATITLVAIILFAVLFRGFLGRISIFLGVAVGFIYAAFTGSFEVPNALRGGKTPAELIADAPWVGLPEFQLPDFVEPGTWSTIAMFLPVVLVLVAENVGHVRGVATMTEDPAINKHTGRALIADGVATTIAGGFGGSGTTTYGENIGVMAATRVYSTAVYWVAGLFAILLAFSPKVGEVFNSIPAGVLGGATTALYGLIGIIGIKIWVDSKVDFSRPVNQYTAAVSLVIGIAGFSMQLGDFAFGGIVLGTVAALLIYHLGNAIARARKTGADDPKPLEAVGPLGGDPA
- a CDS encoding phosphoribosylaminoimidazolesuccinocarboxamide synthase encodes the protein MSTPSDSNAQTIPGWRHIYSGKVRDLYASDDAADTRILVVASDRVSAFDFVLSPGIPQKGALLTRLSRWWFSQLSDVPNHLAEGEIPASVADRAMLAQSLEMLPVECVVRGYITGSGWAEYTESGTVCGIPLPEGLHNGDRLPEPLFTPAYKAPMGEHDENITFEQTVELVGADRAAELRDVSLSLYSRAAAIAEEKGLILADTKFEFGTDAEGILHLADEVLTSDSSRYWDAEAWRTGTTTKERMASFDKQIVRDWLAANWDKQGEPPVLPDDIVERTADRYRELIERLGA
- a CDS encoding DUF2945 domain-containing protein, whose amino-acid sequence is MSKDLSTGDRVSWNTPQGRTQGTVEEKRTKDFRFAGQSFTASEDEPAFIVKSEKSGDTAAHKGSALRRLSS
- a CDS encoding GNAT family N-acetyltransferase gives rise to the protein MTDDLLTDRLRLSRAVPSDLDAVFAIQSDPRVWTHYPSLRHTTPDDTIRMMERWERSWSTAGLGSWVARLRETGEVIGNGGCTLLGDEVWNVGYRIAADHHGRGFATELARAGVARARETDLDRPVIAYLVEHNTGSARVAEKLGLELVHRAPDLGNPDPSVMRLVYADRALSPAQLRAALQ